From the Hypomesus transpacificus isolate Combined female chromosome 24, fHypTra1, whole genome shotgun sequence genome, the window TTCACTTTAAGAAGAAGAGATTAGTAACAGTCAGGCGTCCAGGGTACCAGAGGGAGGTGCTGAGAAAAAAGCTCTCTTCAGCTCCACCACTGGTCGCAGAGAAGAAGAATAGATCGACtcttccagccctcctcccataGACAAAGCCCTGATTGTGTATCGTGAGAGAACTCAAGCTGGGTGTAACATGTTGATAGGGGGGGAGCAAGAAAGACAGGAGAAGCCATTAGGTTTGTTGGACACATCACACTGACAGCTCTGTCCCTGCTCCCTACTGCGTTTGTTGTGGCGTTCCCTCCTGGGAATTTACAGTTTCCCATAACATACCATGTGACCCAACGAATGGCTTAGGGGTTGAGGACTAGGCCTACGTTTTCAAAGAATCGGAGTTGCTTTCAAAGATCCCGTTGATAACCTTCAAGAAGAGCAGCCTGGGCTCGATTCGTTTACAAGTAACCCTCAGAACAACACTGAATCAACAGTTTACTCTGCAACATCTCCTTTTCtcgctctccctttccctctccctccctctctctgctgagcCGCCATGCAGAGTGCTGTCCTGTGTTGTGCCTCAGCACAAGTGTTAATCATTTATACACAGATAAGAATGTTTTGTGTCTGACCCTGTCAGCCTGCGGTGTAACCCAGTGACGGGACGGGCGGGGGCGTGGCCACAGACTGGGCCCTGACGGCTGATTGCTTTATGTACTGATTAGACCGCACCTCGTACGATTCCCATCAGTGTGTGAATCATGATGTGATCACATTCACAGGCACCGACACAGCCATTGGGTAATACTCATGGTTCAAATGGGTTATTTTCCTTCAGTGGTCTAAGCTGAGCTTGTGTCCAATTGTGTCAACGGTGTCAATATACCGTTATCCAAAAACGCTGCAGGTTGTGCTCTCTGGATCAACTCCCTATCATAGCTACAAGAAAGACAGTAACATGATACAAAGGCCCAGTGTGGGAGCCAGACAGGTTGTTAACCCCTGCTCAACACTGCATACATGGCTAACTATTTACTGAAAGGGAAATATGGTGAGCAAAGGGCTGTGGCTAAGCCTAAAGGTGTCATTAATAAGGATATAGCATGCTTAAAAAGTTACTAAACACCAACACGAATTTTCGGCATGAAAATGGTAGGTTTATTACTCGCGCACAGCCACGCATATTAATCCTGGGCTTGATTCATACTATTATTTCCCTCAAGGTATTTTTATTACCATTTGGTGTtaaacttctttttttcttttacccATAGTAGTTAAAAACATTAGAAGGAATTAGTGATGTAGAGGTGTCCTTTAAGGGGTGCAGTTTTgtcatcacagagagagagcttgtgtgTGGAAAATTACAGCGTTCATCCTGTTTTACTTCAAACATTTCAGGAAGCCCCAAAATGAATATTCatgaaacaaacacagacaccttTTCACTTGAAAGCTGTTATCATTACACTAGTTTATATTTATGAAGGGGAGAGCTAGACTGAAATTGAGGTGTTTGGTCACGCTTTCAAAACCTTGGCTACACAAAGAACATTGCACAACGATCAGGAAGTTGTCTATGTTGTGTAGATGCATGGTGGCATTGTGTCCATGGCAATGGGTGCATCATCAAGAAAATGTTCTGAGGAGGTAATTAGGTAATCTCTGGGAATACCCCCCCCTTAATGTGAGCCTGAAGTGCAGGTCCctaaacacacgcgcacacactatcttcctctctctgtgcctcctgAAAATACCAGATTAACAGATacgacatctctctctctctctgtctaggtGACTCTCAGGTCTTCAGATGAACTTTGAGCAGCCTCCTCCGTACACGGGCCCTGGCCCCACAGCCCCAGGGTACCCCGCCCAAGGCTACCCTCCTCAAGGCTACCCTCCCCAGGGCTACCCTCCCCAGGGCTACCCTGTCAACATGGACCAGCCCAACCCGGCCTACCCCAACTACCCGCCTGGGCCCATGGGGCCTGGAGGCCCTTACCCGGGCGGCCCTGGACAGCCCCCTTACCAAGGCTACCCTGGGCAGCCACAGCCCGGCTGGCAGGGGGGCCCCCCTCCTGGTCCAATGTATGGAGAGGCTCCTAAGAACACAGGTGGGTGCCACATGCTAGCTTCTTTAGCCTTCATAGGCTAACTTCATTTTAGCACAGAGAAAGGTAACAAACTAGCCTTCCAGAGAATATTCAAACGGGGTATGcaaattttttttttggtcTACTCCTTAGAGCACAGGAGTCAGTACACTCACACGCACCACACAATAGGCTTTGTCGTGCCTGCTCGTCACATGACAGGTGAAAGGTAACTTCCTGACGTGCCCGTGTGACGTTCTGAGAGAACGATTAATCCACATATCAGTTCATGATAAACATTGCTGTGTTTATTCTGCTTTATTGAACTGTTCCATATCAGAGTCCAGAGAGCGGCTATGAATAAGCTTTATCTGGGCTCCAGCTGGTTCTCAGGGAGACACCCACAATTCCACAGCCCTTAAGTCACTATGGAGAACACTGTCTTTGTACGGTATCAataaaggagagagaacaggtgtCTCCTTATGCAGGTATCTCCATATGCATGACCAAtcacaaacagagagaaagaggactgATAGACAGAAGGAAACAGACACATTCTGCCTGTCTGGCTTTCCGACTGACTGTCGATCTGTCTGACTTTTCTGTATACCtactgcctgcttgtctgtctgtctgtctgtctgtctgtctgtctgtctgtctgtctgtctgtctgtctgtgtctgcctggtTGTCTGAAAGGGCTTCCAGGCAGCAGTGTGTCTAAACCCCTGTGTGTGaatgcttgtgtctgtgtgagacagagactgTGTACACCAGACCTCTTCTGCTCTGTTGTCGCTGGTTATGTAACTGCACTGTATTTGCAGATGGGTCGAGGGCCGCGATGAATACACCACGGCAACGGAAAGCGATGCTTGAAACTTTGAAACACAGGGGTTAGGCAGGCCTAGTAACAGAACCGGTGTCTAAATGTGAacgataaccccccccccccccctctgtctgtagtgtacgtggtggaggagaggaggagagacgacaCCGGAGACACGTGTCTCACCGCCTGCTGGACGGCCCTCTGTTGCTGCTGCCTGTGGGACATGCTGACATAACGCTCCCCGACCCCCGACCCCAAgtctcccctctctgtgcctgtctccctctgaG encodes:
- the LOC124486573 gene encoding cysteine-rich and transmembrane domain-containing protein 1-like, whose protein sequence is MNFEQPPPYTGPGPTAPGYPAQGYPPQGYPPQGYPPQGYPVNMDQPNPAYPNYPPGPMGPGGPYPGGPGQPPYQGYPGQPQPGWQGGPPPGPMYGEAPKNTVYVVEERRRDDTGDTCLTACWTALCCCCLWDMLT